The Deltaproteobacteria bacterium genome segment ATAAATAACCACTTGATCATTGTTTGATCTTTATTGACTAATTGCATCAAACAAACATTCATAATAATTTAGTTAGTAATCATTATTAATTATGCTTAGTTAATCAGTCTAATGCAAAAAAGATCTTCATATAAACATAAATAATCATAAATTCATTAATTTATTTATCAAGGTTTATTTCTTTTATAACTTGCAATGACTGTACAGTTGGAATTGACAACTATCTTTGCTTTGCACTCTAAGCGTGTGATCAAATGAAGGGCAAAGTCGCCGTACTCCTAAGAATTAAAGTGGGTGCAACAAAGTACAAAGGTAGCATTTTCACCAAATGTTAAAGAGAGGTTTTTATGATTGGTTCAAGAGAAATTATTACAAAAACTTATAATTTACAGTTTGTTGCGCGAGCAATTAAACAACTTGCTAAAATTTTATTGCTGATCTCAATTACTTCATGCGGTGATGAAGTTAATTCAATTCCTCCCAATAAAATTACTTCTGGTCCATACATTACTCATTCTGCCGAAGCTTATGCAGTAGCAGTAGTTGCTGATGGCAAAGCATCTCCATTAGTAGTTAGCACTGACGATTATCAAGGTGTTGTAAGGGTTGTTGGTGATCTCCAAGCCGATATTGAACGAGTAACTTCCGACAATGTTAATTTAACTACAACCACATTGCCGATATCTAGTCCCGGCCAACATACTATTAAATTCTGGATGGTTGACACTGGAGTGATCTTGCAAAAAATAGTTGTCGATACTGGAACTGGCGAGCTTAGTGAAAGTTATTTTGGCCCCCCAGAAAGCATGCGCATGCAAAAACAAATATTTTAATACAGGCGATACAGATATTTATTTTTTAAAAATAATGCGAGCAGGTTATCTCTTTTAAGAAACAAGGAGCCAGGAGCCAGAATTCAGTATTCTGACTCCTGACTTCAAAGATACTTGAATAGTTGTAATTTTTTTACTATTACAAACAACCAACAATATACCCTGATGTGTAATTGAGTTATTACCAGCTTAATCTCATTATACTTATGGTTAAAAAGGAGGGAATTATGCTACTATCATTTCTTACTTGTCTTGCTTTTGCGGTTCCTCACTACAATGCTTTAACTTTACCATGTACTGCCACCAATAGCTGTCTTAATGAGCATTATCAGCTTAAAAATGATATGTTGGTTTCATCACTAACGCTGGTTGCTGCTAATGATAAAAAAACTCCAACTAAAAATACTATTAGTGCACCACAACCCAGCAAAATCACAGAGCGCCCGATTAATGCTGCTAGAGGCGGCATCATTACTGGCATGGTAATTGATGGCGCAGGCTATCTTATGTTTATTATTGGCGGTGCTTTAAGTAGCAGTGATCTTGCTGTAAGTATGGGATTAAGTGCTGGTGGTTCTTTTGTATTAACCATTGGCAGCTTCGTTGGTACAGCAGCTTATACTAGCAAAACCAATGCATATCGTAATGCTGGTTTCGATGTTTCTAACGTTCCCTCGGGCAAAGCTTGGGCGCTTACTCTAGCTTCAGCCGGGTGTACATTGGGTGGCAGTATTTTAGCCCTTACCGCTGGTGGAGATAGTTTAGCCATTGGGTTGATCTCGTATTGCATTGTAATAACTGGCGGCGTTCTTGAAATTACAAATTATTTGCAACGCAGTAATGATTGGGAGAGAGCATTAGCCGAAGCGCCAGTGGCTACAACACCGACTTCTTTTAATTGGCAGCTATTACCTACAGTATTGCAAGACTCATCGCAATCAAAAGCAAAACTTGTACCTGGCTTGGCATTAGTTATGCAATTTTAATCTATCACAGCTATTACTATACACTTAATAGAAATTTATTCATCTTGCTTAGCCTTCTATGACTAAATAATTTTGTTATTGTAATAACCTTCAATTTTAAATTCCGTACCTATACCATTTGAGAATATGCGCTAATTTTTCCAATAAGCTTTCCTTTTTTTGCTGACTTATTGATAACCCGCCTCTTAGTATTTGGGATATTTCACATCCTGTCTGATCTAATTTCGCAATTTAAATAACAAAATATATTTTGGCTTCGTAATAGAATGGCAGGAGGATGTTATGCGAAACAAATTCAATTACATCATTATAAGCGTTTGTTTTTTTTCATGGATTGCAGCATGTGGTGACGAAAATTCATCAAACAACAAAAATGCATGCGAACAAGCATGTGATAAACTTGTCGAATGTTCACCAGGCTCAATTTGTACAGTTACCTCAGGTCCTTGCGAAGGAGACGCCTTGAGTGTGGCTCAATGTATCAATCAAAGTAGTTGCGATAATTTAGCAGCTTGTATAATTGACCAAGAATGTTCTGAATCCGATAAACGCTGCAGCGCCAATAACGTTGAAACTTGCACTAATGGTATATGGGTAGTCACACAAAATTGCACTACCTCCAGTACAACATGCCAAGACAATGGCTCATCTGTATCATGTCAAACGACAACTACTACTCAATGTACTAATGGTAAACAACGTTGCTCGGCAAATAACGTTGAAACCTGCAGTGCTGGAGTTTGGAGTGTTAGCTCTAATTGCAGCAACTCAAGCCAAACCTGTGTACAAGTAGGTGATAGCGCAAGTTGTACTGGTGGCGGCGGTGGTGGTTGTTCTACTACTTGCGACAGTGGCAATAGTTGCATTGCTGAATGTGCATATGGTTCTTGCGACTCATGTATTGAATCTGGCAGTTGTCATGCCAAATGTGTTGGCGGTAATTGTGAGCAAACCTGCAATGGTAATGCTAGCTGTAATTATGAATGCTCTGGTGGAAACTGCAATATGTCCTATAACGACAACACCACGGCCACCGCCGACTGTTCTGGTGGTAGCTGCAATATCATTTGTGATGGCAATGCCTCTTGCGGCTCTTTAACCAACTGGGTCGATTGTTCTGGCGGTCATTGTAATATGCAATGCTTAGGTAACGCTAAATGTTATATGGATTGTCCGGGAGGACATTGCAATTTTGTATGCAATACTACTTCGGGTATCTGTGTTACCGATTGCGGCAATAACAATTGTACTGGGCCATAATTAAGCAATACTAATCTTTAATTACAATTTAAAAAAGAAAACTTATTTCAAGTAACTACTCTGGGGATTGCCCCGTTTAACTTGGGTTTTAGTAATTATGAATGTTAAACGTATATCCTGGCGTCAATTATTTATTGCAGGGTATTTTGCTTTTGCTCTAAATATCTTACATTTACTTATCGTCAAAAGCGCCAGGATATACGCGATGTCGTGGCTATGTGAAAACCCTGAACGCCTTGAGAAATTTCGTCAAGGTGATGAGCAGACCCTAACAGAGGTTTACTATCAATACGTGCGAGAAGTTGCTGGGTTTCTCCGTGCTGGCTTTACCTTTAATTGTAATGGTCGTAGCTTTCGCTTTTGTGGTTGTCATACTCCTTTTGAACTCGATGATTTTTTACAAGAAACCTTCTTACGCGCTTTTACCCAACGTACCCGAGAAACCTACGATGGCGTACGCCCATATCGTGCTTACTTATTAACCATTGCTCGCAATGTGGCTATTGATCGTTTACGCCATAGCCAACGTTGGTCACGCTTATTTGTACCTATGTCTACGCAGACAGCCAATAAACCCCAACCAGCAGAGGCGCCAATAACAACTTCGCCCGAAAAAATTCTTGTTTCAAAACAATTATCAAAAATCTATCACAATTTTAAAGCCTCACTGATTGAACTT includes the following:
- a CDS encoding sigma-70 family RNA polymerase sigma factor translates to MSWLCENPERLEKFRQGDEQTLTEVYYQYVREVAGFLRAGFTFNCNGRSFRFCGCHTPFELDDFLQETFLRAFTQRTRETYDGVRPYRAYLLTIARNVAIDRLRHSQRWSRLFVPMSTQTANKPQPAEAPITTSPEKILVSKQLSKIYHNFKASLIELDRSVCELRFEQSLTRKQTTQRLGLSAMQLRVREHRLRTKLLKQLGNSGYEPKRELASLCI